TTATTGCTAATGTTTAGGTAAGCAAAACCAATGTGTGAATTCACAAGCTTTTAACCATGTTTTAACTTGCTGTAGGTACTTACTTGAAGCGAATAATACATTTAGAGATGTTGCAAAAGACCAGCTTGTGGTCCTCAAGCACTTTAATCAGGCTGGATGAGACCACAGACTCGATCTAATTTGAGTAATAGAGGAGACtataatgaaaatgtctttactGAGCTTATGGAGTCTTGCAAAAGAGAGCAAAAAAATCATACagcaaatgaaaagaagaaaatgatcCCCTAAGTGGTCCTTATGTCTGACTGGGAGGGCAATTGCTGATTTTCCCCTGAAGCTAAAACAGTAATCTACTTTTGATGTTTACATTAAGGAATTTGTCTAGGCACAAATGCTTTTCTGTAAGTTTGACGTTGTCGTGCTCTCACTCTTAGTAAGGACACTTTATGTTGCTGACCTTTAAGAAAGAGGTAGACTTTAGGTTGGACACTGGGCTTTGTGTCCATCAAGCACTTAATGCAAATCAATAGCACGCAGATTGTGAGTCAGCAGCTGAGGGCATCGGGCTCAGCAGGGAAAGATGTTTGTGTTCACAGATTTTCTCTGGGGGCTTGTATGAGTGCCTGAGTCAGGTTCTAACCTTcaggtgtttttttcctctacaTAATGAAATCTGTCTGGCTGTTAAATGGGAAAACACAGACACCAGCAACATAGCTTAAAAGGATTGGGCATTTTACCGTCTTCATACATTTCCAAACTTACTGAGGATCCTAATGTGGTGCTAAAATGATACCTTCCAATCCTTGAGAGGTCCTGCCTCCTACACTGGAAAATCTAgtcaaaaatgcaataaatcaaATATCTCAAGAGTTTTGTAGGACCTCGAAGAGGTGATGAACTTTGGCGCATTgttaacaaattttaaaatgatgatgaaatgatATTGTGTCTTTTGTCAAACATGTTCTAGTCTAATCCAACATGCTTATAGGTCTCTTAATGCAAGTTTGTATGCTAAATTAAGATAAGGCAACAAGCTGCTGGTGGTAGCTTTACACAGTTCAGATGAGGGAGTTTAGTCAGTCCTATTATCTAAATTATTCATGGCAGAAGACACAATTATTTTAGTAATGGGCTAAGGTGGACAAAGTGTAAGAGTCTGCATGTAAAATCGCACAAAGAAAGTGTTGCTTGCAAATCCTGTTCCTGCTGAGAGTGGCCTTTTAAAGACAGACAGCAACCTTTAAGCAAATCTCCATTTATGTTGAAGCGGCAGCTTGATTGATGTTGAAAATGATGGAAAAAGAAGTCGTTATTAGGCGAATCTCAGCAGATGGTAATAATGTTCTATGATAGTGTCAATCACTCAGAAACATGCTGAACACATTTACTTTCACTcactataaaacaaataaagaagtGAAATTTCCAGACTtctaataatgttttgttttataacatTTCCAGACATATGgccatattttatataaaaaaataacaaacttaATTGTTTTGAATGATCACTGTCAAATAATATGGTGTGTTTGAGATCTGCCAAATATTTACCGTAAACCTTCAGCTAGTCATTATTAAAGATTACACATACTTTAGTTTATgctacatgtaaaatatttatagcTAATCTTTTACTATGatgaaaagttttaatttattgcTAAATCTGAAACCTCAGTTGTCCCACAcacaaaagtcaaaacaaaaatataaccaaAACCTAGTAACAGTTCCATTTATGACTTTCAGGACTTACTCTACAGCTAAATCTAACATAGTTTATGGTTTGTTTACATCATCTGCTTCTGTCTGTGTAATCTGGTCTCAGTATGAGTCTAATGGGTAGGATTTTAATGGAGACCCTTATCTGGACAAAAACAGGTGACACTTCAGTCTATATTTTGTACACAAACACTGGCACATGTCAATGTCAATCCTGGCCTTTCTAACTGCTCCTCATGTGGAGAAAAGCCAGACATTAGCCTTCTTCCTGCACTGATTGGTGCTCTGcaacataaaatgaatgaatcactttattttccattcacccttgttgctcttttctggATGTGActttgaaatattgttttgagATATGCATCAGACCTAATTACTGACATTTCTTCTGTGCATTAACAATATGCCTCCTAGGCACTGAGTACTTCACTGACAGCTAAGTGTATTGTGCAACTATTTAGCGCCAAAGTGTAAATAGCTGGTGTGAACAAGGCAGCCTGTGGAGGATATCAGCAACTCACAGCCAGTCAGGTGGAACCTTTTACACAAATCTACAAGGCAAGAGATATTAACCAAAGGCTGTAACACTAAACTTCACAATAAAATTCTTCcccttttttatcttttgagcATGTgatctatttgttttttctagtCTTTGTAGAGGAATTGTGAACATTTTACTCAGATAAAAAGCAATGGAatggtttgacattttgtgttgttttcgaggtaatattttgttttcactcagcAGGGGACTCAGACTTATGATGTGTTCAAATGAATGTATCTAAAGTTACCATTTGCTTTCTCACTAAAACAAAGGTTTACtcaacaaacagacaaattaaaGCAACTTTAGAATCAACCACTTGTTTCCCTCCCATGTTAATATGTACCATTCTGTTAATTCTTCCTCAATGTCCAATGTTAATTCTTCTCCAAATGTCTAAATACGATGTGAAGTCGAGTTTTCACATTCATCCTAACGTTTATTTGGGTGTGGCCATGTCAGATCAGATCGATAAATATAGGGTTTTGGTTAAACTTCCAAAGCCATAAAAGCTGTATGCGTGCACATTTTTCTGCAGGATGCTCAGGGGAATTTGGGAATCTGAGAATTCAGTATGCAGTATTTGCACTATGAAGAGAACAACATTTTTCATATCCTTATAATAcacttaaaaattaaatattagaaATTATAAGTTACGACTAAGACAGGAGCGAACTTTTCGCTCAGGCGGCAGAAGAGAGAACACGTGCCCCAAACACCGCATGACCCCGATTGTCTCAACCTGGTTAAcatgagacagaaacacagacagctcTTAGCTTTTTACAGTTACCCCTGTGACCGGAGATAGCTGAGTTTATTTCGGGAACCATCAAACGGGAGCCAGTCACTCCTATACACGACACGTTGTCGGCCAACAGATACACCATGTATGACATAGCAAAAGCAACTAacagaaccagaacatttaaacacacctAGAATCGTCAACATAACACAAGTTAAACAcattcaacacaacacacataagTATTTACACATCTCTACCCATAGTGCCCCGGTGCCCACTATGCCAGTATGCTAGCTGGTTGGCTAGCTGGCCATTACACAACACCCATCTCCAAGATGGTTCAGTGTCCCCACAACCCTCAGTCGTTCCATAGCCCCACAATAAAGTCCCTTAAATTTTCTGGCTCGCATCCAACACGTGGCGGTCTTGCTGGCGATCCATCTGCAGTGCCAGGCTCAGTCCTGAGTCCATCATTGTCGATGTTGGCAGTGGGGGTGGACGATGAAGGGCTGTCCTCATGTTCACCCCCAGTGCAATGATCACCCCATGCTTGTTGACCACATGCCCCAGAAACTGCATCTATCTGGCCAGCAAGCTGCATTTAGTCGGGTTCAGCCGCAGCACAGCCTATCGGATGGTGGTAAAATCTTCTTTGAGACTTCTAATGGTGCTCTCGAAGTGCTTGGGATGCACCAGCATGCACCTTTGCAGGTTACTGCATTGAGGCACCTATTATCAACACAGGTGCACCACCATACGCTTCCACACCATGATCATCGGTGCAGCCCAGGGGCTGTCCGAGGGCTCAATGATGCCATTAACCGCCATGCTCTTAATCAGTTGCTGGGTGACTTGGCGTTTCACCAGCGGCAGTCTGTGGGGCTGCAGGCAGATGGGGAGTGCTTCAGTGTCAATGTGGTGCTGCAACAGGCCCATCTTGGTGCAATCCTCATCCCTGGCAGCAAAAATGTCCATAAAATCCTGCAGCAGCTTCTTCAACTGTCCCTACTGCAGTGCATCAAGATGTCCACCATTTCGCTGCTCCAACTCTGCaacagagaagaggaggcaCGGGTAAAAGGGGACAGCTGTTGGGGTGTGCAGGCTCAGGCTGGGCGGGAGTGGCAGCCTGTGCTGGAGAGGGGCTGTCAAGGAACCGAGCTGGGCAGCGGTGGTCTCAGTGGGGCTGTCGTGGTGGGCTGGTCCTGGCTGTGTGGCTCTATGGCATCCTGGGGACCCTCCCTACCCTATTCTTCGTCTGACTCACAGTTCACTGCCCTGACCTGTGTACACCAGAACAGGGACCGGCCTTGTGGTTATCCACCCCCCAGCACCTCCTCTGCTCGCTTTGcttctctcagggcctcatctAGCGAGCTCAGTGTGAACAAGTGGACATGTTGGcaaagctgctctgctgtgagcCCCAtcagaaagagatggagacTCAGCTTTTCTCATACCACAGCTGGGAAGGTGGAGGAGCCACTCTGGGCGTGTAGCTGCACATTGGAGGCAAAGGCCTCCAAGCTCTCTGCATCTCACCAGTGGCAGCTGGCTACCTACTACCAGCTCTGCTCAACAGTTAGCAGGATTTAGCATGAGTCAGAAACACAGACCAgtcttgcctttttacagttACCCCTGTGACCAGAGATAGTTTATTTTGGAAGCACCAAACAGAAGCTGGTCACTCCTGTACACAACACTATCCAACCCAGTGCCGGCCAACATGGCATACCAAAGACAACTAACAGAACCAGAAACGCAAATTAGAGACATTCAACCCTTTGAAGAAACTGAACTATTTACACGTCTCTACCCACATTGCCCCGGGCCCACCTTTACGGTATTGTGcagaagaaaatgcaaaacGTCACACCTACCACccaaatgtcacatttactgACATAAATCCGGACAAATGGAATAGTCCAACCTTCAACTACATATTTAGGTTCCCTTATGGGTCAAGCCTTCTTTAGCCAGCTGTGCTCAGCCAAAGCCTCCCCACTGAAAACTGCGTTTTAATCGACTAACACGCGTTAAtcaatgaaaacagaataaaaactgcTCAAAAGTGTTTTCAGGGGCCTTAGATTGTGTCAACTAGATAATTACACGCTGGTAGTTTTGTGCGTAAAGAGCACTGGCTCCCACAGCACCAGAGAATCGTGCCTCTGAAATCTGGGAGTAATTTCACTAATGCATGGGGATGGATGGACAGTTTACGTGTGGAAAATGCTAGGTTCAAATATGTGAACATCAACCTTTGCGCATTGGTGAAATTATATTAAACTTTTAACATACCCTCACGAGGCGCCGCTGGATCCCACGCGGACCACATCTGAACGGAGAAAAAGGGGGTCCAGCAGACAATATAAGCCACGACGATTACAAAAGTCATTTTCACTGTGGTTATCTTCGCCTTGGAGATGAGCTTAACGCTGCTCACACGTGTGAGTGTGTTGCCTTTGGATGTTTTGGGCGTCAAGCGTATACACTGCTCCCGCCTggttttcagtttaaagtttTGCCATATTTTGCAGCTGATCAAACCATAGCAAATGCTCAGTATGGCAACTGGAATGATGTATATAGAGAGGCTGATCCATGTGATGTAAGCTTTGGCTCCCCAAGGCTTCACGAATTCGCCCCAGCAGTCATACACTCCGGATCCAACCTCTCTCAGGGAAAAGATGAACATCTGCGGTGTACTGAAGAGCAGACTCAGGACCCAGGAACATATGACATAGAAACGGTCTTTTCTTCTGTGTAGAGAACGAAGGGGCTGACATATGGCCAAACATCTGTCTACGGACATCAAAACTAGCATGTACGTGGAGGCGAACATCCCAACGACCTGCAGGTATTTCACCAATCTGCACAAAATATCTGGTCCATAGAAGCGAAAGGTAATGTCCCAGATAAGTTGAGGGAGGACTTGAAATATCGCCACAACTAAATCGGCAATACTTAGATGCTTCATGAAGTAATACATTCGGGACTGGCTGTGTTTGGTGCTGTGGATGGCCAGCAGGACGCACAGGTTCCCAGCCAGCGCCAGTAACAGCACCAGTGCGAGCACAGTCACCTCAACCTTCGCCACCTCCTCATTACGCTTTAGAGGGTTCGTCTGATTCGAGCCACTGGTCCCGTTTAGGAGACTCGAGTTCCTCCAGGATTCGCTGAATTGCCAGAAGTCACTTTCATTTGAAGGACTTTCCATCACCGAAGTCGTTTCCTCTGCAGATGCGTCAGGTTTGTGTAGTCATGTAGTGCTCGCAACATTCACCTGGAGAGTCCAGAGGACAAAGTCTTCTTTGCGTCCTCACAAAGGCAAGGGTGGGAGGTGATGATgttcaaaacattttagtgATAAAGGGCTCACTTTCTGTTGATCTTCAATTACCCATGCTTTCTAAAAACGCCAAACGCACGAGTCCAGAGGTCAGAATAGCAATGTTCCACTTGTCCAAATAAtatggagaaaataaaaatgtggacgctaaaggaaaaataaactaGAGATACAGGCGGCTGCAGTGAGGagttacaaaacagaaaaagtgggTTCTAAAATAAGAAGTACGCCTGACCAAGGGTAATTGGCCCGTCGATGGTGGCACAAATATAATGCCTtcaaaattgaaattaaaatctcAAAATTATAATGTAAAGAATGCTGCGGAAATGAAAAAGCTCTTCTTCATCTCTGGTAAGAATCGGAATGGCCACCAGCGCAGCTCATGAGCCCCTGTTATATCCGGCCCCGGTtcagtaataacaataaatagtCTTACTGGGTACCACCACTAAGTGGCGATGTGCGCCATTAATCAGGAACCTTCATGCCCTTTTGCAGCTGGGAGTCTCAGTCCTCTTTACACGAACCCTCAGATCTGTTTTGAATCATAGGTTTCATCTCATCTGAGAAGATTTTTGTTGTGAGATATTTTATGGCATGTTGTAGACCTGCACATCTGTTTATACTGAAGGTGAAGGTAACTGTGGCTGCACAATGAAGCATGTTAGGAGAAAGCACACATGATGTTAAAAGACGTTTTAAAATTATGGAAACAATCTGCGGAGCAAATTAAATTAGCTATAATTCACAATAATTTATCCCGGttgtatacagtacagtgtactATACAATAGATCATAGCGTATTTCTAAACAGTTCTTTTATGAAAGaccatttcaaagtaaatatATTCGATAGCGTGACATCAAATACTCTTAGTTGATCGGAAGGAGGGATGTTGGCAAAAAAAGTCTGTAGCTTTTTTAGGCAATGCACTAAGACAAGAGAAAACTCCAAACATCCCTTTAGATGCTGTCAATGTGGCATTTGTTGATCATATCAAAAAGCATTTTGAATTGGATCCATGACTCAGTTGTTTTGAGCTTTGGAAAATTGGTATAAATACACAGATTTCACAAAACaagtggatt
This genomic interval from Channa argus isolate prfri chromosome 5, Channa argus male v1.0, whole genome shotgun sequence contains the following:
- the oxtra gene encoding oxytocin receptor isoform X1, giving the protein MESPSNESDFWQFSESWRNSSLLNGTSGSNQTNPLKRNEEVAKVEVTVLALVLLLALAGNLCVLLAIHSTKHSQSRMYYFMKHLSIADLVVAIFQVLPQLIWDITFRFYGPDILCRLVKYLQVVGMFASTYMLVLMSVDRCLAICQPLRSLHRRKDRFYVICSWVLSLLFSTPQMFIFSLREVGSGVYDCWGEFVKPWGAKAYITWISLSIYIIPVAILSICYGLISCKIWQNFKLKTRREQCIRLTPKTSKGNTLTRVSSVKLISKAKITTVKMTFVIVVAYIVCWTPFFSVQMWSAWDPAAPREAMPFIISMLLASLNSCCNPWIYMCFAGHLFQDLRQNFLCCSTRYLKSSQCQCERDFDSSHKSNSSTFNIKSTSSQRSITQTSNT
- the oxtra gene encoding oxytocin receptor isoform X2 encodes the protein MESPSNESDFWQFSESWRNSSLLNGTSGSNQTNPLKRNEEVAKVEVTVLALVLLLALAGNLCVLLAIHSTKHSQSRMYYFMKHLSIADLVVAIFQVLPQLIWDITFRFYGPDILCRLVKYLQVVGMFASTYMLVLMSVDRCLAICQPLRSLHRRKDRFYVICSWVLSLLFSTPQMFIFSLREVGSGVYDCWGEFVKPWGAKAYITWISLSIYIIPVAILSICYGLISCKIWQNFKLKTRREQCIRLTPKTSKGNTLTRVSSVKLISKAKITTVKMTFVIVVAYIVCWTPFFSVQMWSAWDPAAPREELEQRNGGHLDALQ